The Ostrea edulis chromosome 1, xbOstEdul1.1, whole genome shotgun sequence genomic sequence atcgcatCATCGAGGTTTGGGTCGATGGTGCGATGCCGCGATAATACGATGACGATGGCGCGATGGTGCGATGACGATGACGCGATGGTGCGATAGCGCGATGACGATGGCAAGATGGAGCGACAATGCGATAACGATAGTGCGATGGAGCGATACTGCGATAGCACGATGGTACGATGGCAATGATGCGATAACGCGATACCGTTATTGTGCCATCGCGCCATCGGTATTGCGTTATCGCATCATCGTCATCGTACCATCGCGTCATCGCAGTATCGCTCCATCGCACCATTGTTATCGCATTATCGCTCCATCTTACCATCGTCATCGCGCTATCGCACCATCGCGTCATCGTCATCGCACCATCGCGCCATCGTCATCGTATTATCGCGGCATCGCACCATCGACCCAAACCTCGATGATGCGATGGTAcgatagtgaactacgtggccctatccggattccataaTTTTCTGCAGTTTTCATACAAAGATTTCATTTGATCAGAACTCTACTCGATTTGATGGTTAATtgatgataattttgtttttcagatgATTTTGAACTGTTCCCTCAGGATTGAATCCTGTATGACGCTCAACAACAATTGCAGTTACAATGATTTTTTAACCATAAAAGATCATTGTATTTTACCAGATGAAAACGACTCCGGGAATTTGCTTTCTTCTCAACCTGCATACAAACTGAAGGAAAGTTTGATTCTATATCTCTCTCCTATTCTTCTTGTGTTTGGAATCATCGGCAATTCACTGTCATTTGTTGTGCTTATTGGACAGACCAAGAAAATGTCGACATATTCCTACCTCAGTGCTTTAGCCATAATGGATATATCTGTATTATTAGTAGGATTACTGCGTTTATGGATTGCTGAAATAACCGGAAGTGACATAAAAGACATGTCAGATGTCACCTGTAAGCTCGTGCAGTTCCTTGGTTACGTATGTAGTGATTCTTCTGTGTGGTTGATAATAACTGTGACAACTGAGCGCTACATTGCAGTCTGTCATCCTCTGCAAACCCAAATGTTCTGTAAAATTGGAAGAGCATGGAAGGCTTTACTCCTGCCAATTTTGATCATTTGTGTAATTAACTCTCATTTCTTCTTCACAGTGTCGATTCAACAGAAACATGACAGAGCTGAATGTCAGGCGGCCCCTTCATTTGAATTACTCGTTAATAATATCTGGCCGTGGGTCGATGCTGTCATCTATTCATTTCTCCCGTTTGTAATTATAGGAGTTCTTAACGGATTCATAATCCGGAAAATATCGCAAGCTGAAAAAGAACGGAAAATTTTTCTGCAAG encodes the following:
- the LOC125664895 gene encoding FMRFamide receptor-like, producing MTLNNNCSYNDFLTIKDHCILPDENDSGNLLSSQPAYKLKESLILYLSPILLVFGIIGNSLSFVVLIGQTKKMSTYSYLSALAIMDISVLLVGLLRLWIAEITGSDIKDMSDVTCKLVQFLGYVCSDSSVWLIITVTTERYIAVCHPLQTQMFCKIGRAWKALLLPILIICVINSHFFFTVSIQQKHDRAECQAAPSFELLVNNIWPWVDAVIYSFLPFVIIGVLNGFIIRKISQAEKERKIFLQVKHRTARELRRYKSSDNNKKLTTMLLSVSFAFLLTTFPMNIAVIFTAFWNKRADRDVEGAAIFHLIKAITELLMYVNHSINFFLYCATGQKFRRSLMQLFCGRRFSHSNNDRTHFTSIRNTQ